DNA sequence from the Staphylococcus epidermidis genome:
AGTTGGGAGTGTCTATTAGCTATGCTTAGCGCACAACAATTTTTAAAAGAATTTAATAATGTTGAATCTCTAAATGAATCTTTGTACGAGATAGTGAGTCACATTTGTGAAGAAGTTAAATTACAGGGAGATAAAGCTTTAAAAAATTATAATTTACAATTTGATCAAGTGGAAACTGAGAAGCTTGAATTAGAGCAAAGCCAACTAAAAAATGCATACGACATGCTAGATAATGAAACACGAGATGCATTAGAGCAAAGCTATCAGAGAATTAAAGTGTACCAAGAAAATATTAAGGTAAAACAGGAATCATCTCAACAAACTGAATGTTATGAACGATACCATCCTATCGAACGTGTAGGTATTTACGTGCCGGGAGGTAAGGCTAGCTATCCGTCTACAGTATTAATGACTGCAACACTTGCTCAAGTAGCAGGTGTTAATGAGATTACTGTTGTTACCCCACCTCAAAATAACGGTATATGTCAAGAGGTGTTAGCCGCTTGTTACATTACAGGTGTTCATCATGTTTATCAAGTCGGCGGAGCACAAAGTATTGCAGCGCTAACTTATGGCACGGAAACTATAAAAAAAGTCGACAAAATCGTAGGTCCAGGGAATCAATATGTTGCTTATGCTAAAAAGTTTGTATTCGGTCAAGTAGGCATAGACCAAATCGCAGGACCGACAGAAATAGCCTTGATTATAGACGAAAGTGCTGACTTAGACGCAATCGCTTATGACGTATTTGCACAAGCAGAACATGATGAAATGGCTTGTACTTATGTGATTAGTGAAAATGAAAAGGTACTTAATCAATTGAACACTATAATACAAGAGAAACTTCAGTATGTTGAACGGCAAGATATCATATCACAAAGTATTGCTAACCATCATTATCTAATATTAGCTCAAGATACTGAAGAAGCATGTTTAATTATGAACACGATTGCACCTGAACATGCATCTATTCAAACTCGAGCACCTGAAATGTATATAGATAAAGTTAAATATGTAGGCGCACTTTTTTTAGGTCATTTTTCTCCTGAAGTTATTGGGGACTATATGGCAGGTCCAAGTCATGTACTTCCTACTAATCAAACAGCTAGATTTACAAATGGGCTTTCTGTGAATGACTTTATGACACGACATTCAGTCATTCATTTATCACAAAAAACATTTAACGAAGTGGCAGAATCAGCTGAGCATATTGCACATATAGAATCTTTATTTAATCATGAAAAATCGATTCATGTACGCCGATAAGGATAGGTTATTACGATATCTGTTAATAAAAATGAAAGCGTATGTTCGTTACTCTATTGCTACAGAAGAACAACTTCTTCTACTGGAAAAATAGTGAAGAAATGGAGCGTATGTTATGAACTATCAAATCAAAAGAAACACTGAAGAAACTCAGCTTAATATTTCACTGGCTAATAACGGAACACAATCTCATATTAATACTGGTGTAGGATTTTTAGATCATATGTTAACGCTATTTACTTTTCATAGTGGATTAACTTTATCTATTGAGGCCACTGGAGATACGTATGTTGATGATCATCATATAACTGAAGATATAGGTATAGTTATTGGACAATTACTTCTTGAATTAGTTAAGACTCAACAAAGTTTTACAAGATATGGTTGCTCATATGTACCCATGGATGAAACGCTTGCTCGAACAGTAGTGGACATTAGTGGCCGTCCATATTTCTCATTTAATAGCAAGTTGAGCGCCCAAAAGGTAGGAACTTTTGACACTGAACTAGTTGAAGAATTTTTTAGAGCATTGGTAATTAATGCGCGATTAACCGTTCACATTGACTTATTAAGAGGTGGAAATACACATCATGAGATTGAGGCAATATTTAAATCTTTTGCAAGAGCATTAAAGATTTCTCTTGCACAAAATGAAGATGGACGTATTCCATCGTCTAAAGGAGTAATTGAATGATTGCGATTATTGATTATGGATTGGGAAACATAAGTAACGTTACTCGAGCGATTCAACATTTAGGATATGATGTGATTTTGACATGTAATGATAAAGACGTGCAAAAAGCTGAAGCTATCGTACTTCCAGGTGTTGGACATTTTCAGGATGCGATGCATTCTATAGAAGAAAAAAGCATCAAAGATATGCTTAAAAATATACATGATAAACCGGTAATTGGAATATGTTTAGGTATGCAATTACTCTTTCAACATAGCGCAGAAGGTGACGTTAGTGGATTGGAACTTGTCCCGGGAAATATAGTGCCAATCCAATCATCTCATCCTATTCCTCATTTGGGTTGGAATGAATTAAAGAGTACACATCCCTTACTGCAAAGTGATGTGTATTTTGTTCATTCATATCAAGCAGAAATGTCAGAATATGTCGTAGCTTATGCTGACTATGGTACAAAGATTCCGGGAGTCATTCAATACCGAAATTATATAGGTATCCAGTTTCATCCTGAAAAAAGTGGAACGTATGGATTAGAGATTCTAAATCAAGCGCTTAAAGGAGGGTTTATTAATGATTGATTTATGGCCAGCTATTGATTTGATTAATTCAACAAGTGTTCGATTAACAGAAGGCAAATATGATACAAAAGAAAAAATGGAAAAATCTGTAGAAGACAGTATCCGATTTTATAGTCAATTTAAATGTGTGAAACGTATACATATTGTAGATTTAATTGGGGCTAAAGCAAAAGAGGTAAAAGAATTCGACTACATCCGTTCCTTAAGAAAGGTGACCACTAAGCCTATAGAAGTGGGTGGCGGCATTCGTTCAAAACAAACAATTGAAAATTATATTCATTCAGGAATAGACTATTGTATTGTAGGTACAAAAGGTATCCAAGATATAGAGTGGTTAACACATATGACACATCAATTTCCAAATAAACTCTACTTATCCGTAGATGCTTTTGGAGAGAAAATAAAGATTAATGGATGGAAAGAGGATGCTAAACTCAATTTATTTGATTATGTTGCCAAAATTGAGCATTTACCTTTGGGTGGTGTGATTTATACCGATATTTCGAAAGATGGGAAACTTTCTGGACCTAATTTTGATTTGACAGGTCGTCTCGCACTTTATACATCGTTGCCTGTAATTGCTTCAGGAGGTATTAGACATCAAGAGGACTTGTTTCGATTAGAATCGTTAAATGTTCATGCTGCTATTGTAGGAAAAGCAGCACATCTGGATGAATTCTGGGAGGGATTATCTTGATTAAAAAAAGAGTGATTCCATGTTTAGATGTTAAAGATGGACGCGTCGTAAAGGGTATCCAGTTCCAGTCATTAAGAGATATCGGTAATCCAGTTGATTTGGCTCTTTATTATAATGAAGCCGGTGCAGATGAACTAGTCTTTCTTGATATTTCGAAGACGGAAGCAGGACATGATCTTATGATAGAAGTGATAGAAGCAACGGCAAAACAATTATTTATCCCTTTAACAGTAGGAGGAGGGATTCAAAATTTAGATGATATTACGCAACTATTAAATCACGGAGCAGATAAAATATCACTCAATTCAAGCGCTTTAAAACATCCAGAATTAATTCGACAAGCAAGCGAGAAATTTGGTCGTCAATGTATTTGTATTGCTATTGATAGCTTTTATGATAAAGACAGAAAGGATTATTTCTGTACTACGCACGGTGGTAAAAAATTAACTGATGTCAGGGTATATGATTGGGTACAAGAAGTAGAGCTTTTAGGTGCTGGGGAATTGCTTATAACTAGCATGCATCATGATGGAATGAAACAAGGTTTTGATATTGAACATTTAGCAAAAATTAAACAATTAGTTAATATTCCGATTATTGCCTCTGGGGGTGGAGGAAATGCACAACATTTTGTTGAACTATTTCAACAAACAGATGTTTCGGCAGGTTTAGCGGCAAGTATTTTACATGATCAAGAAACTACAGTGGCAGAAATTAAAGATAAAATGCGTGAAGGAGGTATCCTTGTGAGATGAATAAACTTATAGACTTTTCTAAGGGATTAGTACCGGTAATTTTGCAACATGCACAAACGGATAGCGTATTAATGTTGGGATATATGAATGAAGAAGCTTATCAAAAAACTCTGAAAGAAAAGAAAGTAACCTTCTTCTCTAGATCTAAACAACGTTTATGGACTAAAGGTGAAACTTCTGGTCATTTCCAACACGTTGAGAGTATTCATCTAGATTGTGATCAAGATGCAATCTTAATCAAAGTGATGCCACAAGGTCCTACAAGTCACACTGGAAGTCTGAGTTGTTTTAATAGTGAAATTGAATCGCGCTTTAAAATTCAAGCATTAGCACAAACGATTCATCAAAGTGCTAAAAGCAATCAATCTAACTCTTACACTCAATATTTATTAAAGGAAGGTATCGAGAAAATATCCAAGAAATTTGGTGAAGAGGCATTTGAAGTTGTGATAGGTGCGATAAAACATAATCGTGAAGAAGTTATTAATGAAACAGCAGATGTCATGTATCACCTTTTTGTGTTACTACATAGTTTGGATATTCCATTTTCAGAAGTAGAACAGGTACTAGCGCATCGCCATCAAAAAAGAAATAATTTTAAAGGCGAGCGCAAAAAGGTTCAAGAATGGTAAGGTAGTATAATTTAGAATTTTAATTAATCTAATATAGGGAATTTGTTCGATGAATCTTATAAATCAATTATTAAAAATAGGATGAAAGTGAATGACGATTCATCCTATTTATGGTTCAAATGGGATAATTGATACGTTTAAATTAAAATATTTTTTTAAAAAATATTTGTAGTTATTGGTAGTAACGTCATATTTATGTTTAGTACTATCATTGCTTAAAGTTAAAGAATGATAAGTCATTGTTGCACGTCCAAATGATTGTGGTTGTGTAATAAGCAAATGTCGTACAAAAATAGAATGAGGATGATGCTCATTGTAGCTTATTTTATCTTCAAAGTCTTTAATGCTTTGAGATTTTAAATGCGCTTCATAGAGTGTCATCCATTTATTTTGTCTAAGCTTCTGTAAGGCATATTGATTGTCATTAATCCAAACAGCACGGTAAACTCCATTTTTATCATATGTTGGAATGAATTGTGTTTTAGAACCTATCTCGATAATACTTGTAGGTAAATCACCAAATCCAACATCAGTAATATAAAGTGTTCCTTCGATATTAACGTAAAGTGACATATGCGAGCCTTCAGGACTACGTCCACCATTTGGTGTGTGAACTGTTGCCGCAGCACGAGTGACATGGAAGCCTTTATGTTCTAAATACGTAGCAAACAAATGATTTAATTCATAGCAAAAACCGCCACGACGTTGAATAACAATTTTATTGTATAAATCTTTGATATCGATTGAGATAGGAATCTTGTTTTGAACATTAATATTTTCAAATGGCACAGTTATCATAAAGCGTCTTACATAGTAATTTAATGCTTCAAGAGAAGGAGTCGAATAGTATGAATGTTTAATTTTTAGATAAGATTCAAATTTTTGTATATCCATTACTAATCATCCTTTATTTTCATATAAATCCATTATTTTATAGTATATGTAGATAACTATCAATTTCTTTAGATTTAATATTAGTATGATAAATAATTAAATTGCATGTAATTGTTGACAAATTGTGAACATCGATGTAATATATTAATCAAATCAAACCAAAGTAGATAAGTGAATTATTCTTTTATGACCTATTAAAATTATTTTTATAATTTTTATTTTTTTGAACGATAATGGAAGCGCTTACCTTTGGTGGGAAGGAGATAGTTATGGAAGCAATCAAACCCATTTTTAGTAAAATTTTTGGATTTATACCACGTATAATTATTAATATTTTCATCTAACAAATTATCGAGAAAAATTTCATTTTAAAATAAACAAATAGATAGAGGTGCTAATTGTGAAGACAAGACAAAACAAATACAGTATTCGTAAATTTAGCGTAGGTGCATCATCCATTCTGATTGCAGCATTATTATTTATGGGTGGAGGATCAGCTCAGGCAGCTGAGCAACAACAGGATAAGGGAACTGTTGAAAATAGCACAACACAATCTATTGGGGATGGAAATGAAAAGTTAAGTGAACAACAATCAACGCAAAATAAGAATGTTAATGAGAAAAGTAATGTTAATTCTATTACTGAAAATGAAAGCTTACATAACGAAACACCAAAAAACGAGGATTTGATTCAGCAACAAAAAGATTCTCAAAATGACAATAAATCTGAATCTGTAGTTGAACAAAATAAAGAAAATGAAGCATTTGTTCAAAATCATTCCGAAGAGAAACCACAACAAGAACAAGTTGAACTGGAAAAGCATGCTAGTGAAAACAATCAAACTTTACACTCAAAAGCAGCACAGTCCAATGAAGATGTGAAAACTAAACCTTCACAACTCGATAATACAGCTGCCAAACAAGAAGACTCTCAAAAAGAGAATTTGAGTAAACAAGATACACAATCATCTAAAACTACTGATTTACTACGAGTAACAGCTCAAAATCAATCAAAAGATAGCCAATCAACAGAAGAGATAAATAAAGAAGTAAATAACGACACTCAACAAGTGACTGCTAAGAACGATGACGCCAAAGTTGAATCATTTAATTTAAATAGTAAAGAGGAACCCCTTAAAGTTGACAAGCAAGCGAATCCAACTACAGATAAAGATAAATCTTCTAAAAATGATAAAGGGTCTCAAGATGGTCTCGCTAATTTAGAAAGTAATGCTGTTGCTACAACTAATAAACAGTCTAAGCAACAAGTGAGTGAAAAAAATGAGGATCAAACAAATAAATCAGCAAAACAAAAACAATATAAAAATAATGATCCAATTATTTTAGTACATGGTTTCAATGGATTTACAGACGATATCAACCCATCAGTGCTAACGCATTATTGGGGTGGCGATAAAATGAATATTCGCCAAGATTTGGAAGAAAATGGATATGAGGCTTATGAAGCAAGTATAAGTGCATTTGGTAGTAACTATGACCGTGCTGTTGAGTTATACTACTACATCAAAGGTGGACGTGTTGACTATGGTGCAGCACACGCAGCTAAATATGGTCATGAGCGTTACGGTAAAACCTATGAAGGTGTTTATAAAGATTGGAAACCAGGTCAAAAAATACATTTAGTTGGTCATAGTATGGGTGGTCAAACAATTCGTCAATTAGAAGAGCTATTGAGACATGGTAATCCAGAAGAAGTTGAATATCAAAAACAACATGGTGGGGAAATTTCTCCATTATACCAAGGTGGCCACGACAATATGGTGTCATCTATTACAACACTCGGTACACCACATAATGGTACACATGCGTCAGACTTATTAGGTAACGAAGCGATTGTACGCCAACTTGCATATGACGTAGGTAAAATGTATGGTAATAAAGATTCACGTGTAGACTTTGGGTTAGAACACTGGGGATTAAAACAAAAACCAAACGAATCATATATTCAATATGTTAAACGTGTTCAAAATTCAAAACTGTGGAAATCAAAAGATAGTGGTTTACACGATTTAACACGCGATGGCGCAACAGATTTAAACCGAAAAACATCATTAAATCCTAATATTGTATATAAAACTTATACTGGCGAGTCAACACATAAAACATTGGCAGGAAAACAAAAAGCTGATCTTAACATGTTCTTACCATTTACAATTACTGGTAATTTAATTGGAAAAGCTAAAGAGAAAGAATGGAGAGAAAATGATGGACTTGTTTCAGTCATTTCTTCACAACATCCATTTAATCAAAAATATGTTGAAGCTACAGATAAAAATCAAAAAGGTGTATGGCAAGTAACTCCAACAAAACATGACTGGGATCATGTAGACTTTGTAGGCCAAGACAGTACAGATACAAAACGTACTAGAGATGAATTGCAACAGTTCTGGCATGGTCTTGCTGAAGATTTAGTACAAAGTGAACAATTAACATCAACAAATAAATAAAATGATATAAGGTATAAACCTAACGTAATTTTATATAGATAGGAGTGAGATACATGACAGGTGATTTCTTTCAATTATTAGGCTCTTTATACAGAGTATTAAAAAATTTATTTTCATAATGTGAAACTATAGTAAGTTAAAATCCCTTATTCAAGCACATACATAAGCCATAGCTTGAATAATGGATATTTATGATGTTCAATTGAATCATCCTAGCTAATATACAAAACATACTAAGATTAGCTATGAAGAAATCTATGACGATAGATTTTTTCATAGCTATTTTTTATAGTTATAGAGAGAAGTAGACTGTCCAGACTCTTGGATTTTAAATCCGTATAAAAAACAAGTCAGCTTTACTCTCGCCTTTTGAAATTCGTTTGTAGTATGTTGGGTTCTTGAAACCGTGTATAGGAAAATGAAATGAGAAAGGTTGAGTAAAGTTTTTAGCTTCTCAATTATTCAAAGGAGGTTTTTTTATCGATTACTTAGGTGTTGATATTAGTAAAAGAAGTAGTGTAGTTGCACATTATAAAAATGGAAAATTCCAAAAAGAGTTTTTCATCCAAAATAATAAAAATGGTTACAATTATTTACTCAAGTATTTGAATGACTTAGACCACCCACAACTCATTTTTGAATCTACAGGTATCTATTCAAGAGGTATGGAACGATTTTGTTGTGTAAATCAAATTAACTATATTCAAATGAATCCGTTAGAAGCCAAATTTAAAACGAGCACTCTAAGATCATGGAAAACTGATCAGGCAGATGCTCATAAGCTTGCTTGTTTAGGACCGACGCTTAAACAAACAGACAACTTACCTATACATGAGTTAATATTCTTTGAATTAAGAGAACGCGTCCGTTTTCATCTAGAAATCGAGAATGAACAAAATCGACTTAAATTTCAGATCCTTGAATTATTCCATCAAACATTCCCTGGTTTAGAAAGATTATTCAGTAGTCGATATTCAATCATTGCACTCAACATCGCAGAAATCTTTACTCATCCAGACATGGTTCTTGATATCGACAAGGATGTACTGATTACACATATATTCAATTCTACAGATAAAGGAATGTCAATGGATAAAGCTACAAAATATGCACTTCAATTAAGAGTGATTGCTCAAGAAAGCTATCCTAATGTCGATAGACATTCCTTTCTAGTCGAAAAATTACGCTTACTTATTCAACAATTAAAACAATCTATTCATCATATCAAACAATTAGATGATGCCATGATTCAATTAGCACAACAACTCGATTATTTTGAAAATATTCATTCGATACCTGGTATTGGTAAGCTAAGCACAGCTATGATTATTGGGGAGATTGGTGATATTAAGCGATTTAAATCAAATAAACAACTCAATGCTTTTGTTGGCATTGATATCAAACGATATCAATCAGGTCATACACACTGTAGAGATACCATCAACAAGCGTGGTAATAAAAAAGCGAGAAAACTTTTATTTTGGGTGATTATGAATATAATAAGAGGGCAGCATCATTATGACAATCATGTCGTCGATTATTACTACAAACTAAGAAAGCAGCCTAATGAGAAACCTAATAAGACTGCCATCATTGCTTGTATAAATCGATTATTAAAAACAATTCATTATCTTGTAATGAATCATAAATTGTACGATTATCAAATGTCACCACATTAGCCAAACGTACAATCAAATGTAGTTTAACACCTTATTCAAAAAAATTAAAATGAACGGTTTAGTTAAGTAATGCTTATTTTAATTATAAGTACTTGACTAATCGTAGGAAAGAGCCTGAGACAAATAAATGCCTCAGGCTCTTTTATATATAGCGGAGGGAGAAGGATTTGAACCAACGCGAGCAAAAAGCTCCTACTAATCACGAATGATTAGCCTCTTAAACCAGACTTGAGTATCCCTCCAAAATTTCAACAATTAATATCATATTATATATCGAAGGTTTTGTAAAGTAACAGTTAGTTTTTCATTATAAACATGTAAAGCGTCTTCATTAAATGACCTAAGAAAATATATACAATTTGGACTGTGATTATCATTCAATCAAAATTAATCACATACTACTACATTGTCCATACTACAATTAATTTTTAGGTAACTATTTTAATTTCTGATTACCAAATTACCTTCAAACATTAAAATGAACTTAAAGATAATTATTGTCGAGTTATTAAAAAAATCATTTAATTATGATCAAACAGAGAAATGAAGACGTATTATAAGAGAGTTCGTCAAAAAATTGACATTATTTCATGAATATTCAATTTTATTTATCGAAATTAAATCAATTCAATCAGACATATTTAAACATATGCTTTATAGCAAGTCATCATAAATTGTCTTATTATTATTTCATGAAAATAAGATGAAAACTTATGAGATTAATATTTGAGGAAGATGAAAATTTGAAAACTTACTCTTCACATTGAGACGAATTTTTTATAATATATCACTCATATTGATTTTTTGATATTAAGAAAAGGAGGAAACGCTCATGAAAGATAATAAAATGTTGTTCATTATTTTTATGATAGGAACATTTACAGTAGGAATGGCTGAATATGTAGTGACAGGATTACTTACACAAATCGCTGACGATATGAAGGTTTCTATTTCGAGTGCAGGTTTATTAATTAGTGTTTATGCTATTAGTGTTGCATTGATAGGGCCTTTAATGCGAATCATAACATTGAAAGTTCACGCCCACCGTCTGTTACCGATTTTAGTTGCGATTTTTATAATAAGTAATTTAGTGGGAATGTTAGCACCGAATTTTAATGTATTGTTATTATCAAGACTCATGTCTGCGGCAATGCATGCGCCATTCTTCGGTGTGTGTATGAGTGTTGCTGCGACAGTCGCACCTCCTGCTAAAAAAACACAGGCCATTGCACTTGTTCAGGCAGGTTTAACTATTGCTGTAATGTTAGGTGTACCATTCGGATCATTTTTAGGTGGCTTTGCAAATTGGAGAGTTGTTTTTGGATTCATGATTGTGTTGGCAATCATTACTATGTTAGGAATGATTAAATTTGTTCCAAATGTTTCTTTAAGTGCAGAAGCAAATATTAGCAAAGAATTAACAGTGTTTAAGAATCCACACATTTTAATTGTGATTGCAATTATTGTGTTTGGTTACTCTGGTGTGTTTACTACTTATACATTTATGGAGCCAATGATACGAGATTTTTCTCCATTTAAAATTGTAGGTTTAACTGTTTGTTTATTTATGTTTGGTCTAGGCGGTGTGATAGGGAATTTAATTACTGGTAATGTACCGGAAGATAAATTAACAAAAAATTTATACCTTACATTTCTTTTACTATTTGTAACAATCATACTATTTGTTACTGTTATTCAAAATTCAATATTAGCATTAATCATTTGCTTCTTATTCGGTTTTGGTACATTTGGTACAACACCGTTACTTAATAGCAAAATTATCTTAAGTGCAAAAGAAGCACCACTTCTTGCAAGTACGTTAGCTGCTTCTATTTTCAATGTTGCTAATTTTCTTGGTGCAATCATTGGATCTATATTATTATCAATAGGGTTACCTTACGTTCAAATTACTTTGATATCTGGTGGGATTATAGTGTTGGGTATGCTTCTTAATCTTGTTAATCAACTTTATGAAAAGAAACATATCACATTTAATGAATATTCATGATTATTAAAAAATCCTTATAGAAGTGTGGCGACGCCTCTATAAGGATTTTTCTTTATGCAATCAAACTTTTCATCAATGATGTTTTAATAGAACTAGGGATTACTTAACAACATTGAAATCAATCACTTGTGGGATTTGTGATAAATCATTGTGAGATAAGTAATCTATTAACAATTGAGCACCTTCGATTTGAATATCTTTTATCACAGGTTTGTTAACGTACATATCATAATTCCCGCCACCAACAGCTCTATAATTATTTACGCATATTGTATATATTTGATCACTTTGTATTGGTGCATCATTAATTAGTAAATCACTAACACGTTCACCGTAAGGATGACTAACATGAATTGTATATTGGATACCTGCAAATATGTCATAGTTGAAATGCTGAGGTTTAGGTTCTAGAAACTCTTTATTAACTGTGATTTTATGATTAACAATGTCAAAATAACTTGCGCTTCGTTCAATTGCAAGTTTAATATCTTTTCCACTAAGTTCAATCACTTTAAAAGTATTAGGAAAAGGATAATTATTGATGATATCACGCATGGTTATTTTCTCATCAAAGCCATTTGCGGAATCAAATAGTGCTGTACATGCAATATCTGCACCACTTTTTTCTAATAAAATATAATTAAGAAGGTTAACAAATGCATGCGGTGATTTTCTTGCCTCAAATGAATTGTTTATTCTCATAGCGTAGGGGAGTTCTGCGATTTGAGTATCAAGCCAATCTTCCAATTGATTACGTAAAGCGATATCTTCGACATTCGGCTTAAAGGAGGTATTGTTATTAACATTCATTAAGTTACATTCTTTAATTAATACTTTTTTATCATGTGTATATTCAATAACTATTTTTCCAACTTTTGTACCTTTTGAACCTGGTTGAATGATGGCTGTTTGGTTCTTGATTGTCGCAATATCACGATGTTGATGGCCGGTTATCAACACATCGATACTATCGCTAAACTGACTTAGTATATCATACCCTTCGTTTTCCCCAGTAAGCGCCTCAGTCGGGAGGCCACTATCTAAATCACGTTCAAAACCACCATGATAACTTACTACTACAATATCACTCTTTTCCCTAAGTGTAGGTAACTCAGATTTTAATATGTGGACAGCACTGTTAAAAGTGAGTGTCTTAATGTAATCAGGTTGTTCCCAGTGAGGAATATACTGAGTGGTTAATCCAATAGTTCCTATAGTTAAATCATTTACTTTAAAATAATGAATACCTTGGCCAGTGAATGGCTGTGTATTTTCAATTATATTTGCACACAAAACTGGGTAATGAAGTTGATTGATGGCCTGTTTTAGATAAGGTAAATCATAATTAAATTCATGATTGCCAACAATTCCAAAATCAAACCCTAAACGATTATATATTGATGTTAATGGGAGACTACTCTTTAATTTAGATACTAAGTAGTTACATAATGGAGAACCTTGTAAGAAGTCCCCATTATCGATCTTTACACTGCCGTCATAGTGCACGCAGTCTTGTTCGATTAGATGATTAGCTTTTAACAAACCCATAGGTAAATCTTTTTCTCTTGATGAAAAATCTGTTGGGAATATAAAACCGTGAACATCACTAAGGATATAGAACGCAATTTGAGACATTGAATTAACCTCCTCAAGTACGGGGAAGAGACATAGTTTTGTGATATATAAATTAAAAACAATGTCTCACTTTTCAACACTATGTTATTATCGGTGTTAAAAATTTTCATTCATTTTTTGTGTTAATAGAATTTTTTTCCCTTGTTTAACACGAATATTAGCATCTTTAATTTCATCTGTCACTTTAGCTGTGAGTGTGAATGAA
Encoded proteins:
- a CDS encoding bifunctional metallophosphatase/5'-nucleotidase, with protein sequence MSQIAFYILSDVHGFIFPTDFSSREKDLPMGLLKANHLIEQDCVHYDGSVKIDNGDFLQGSPLCNYLVSKLKSSLPLTSIYNRLGFDFGIVGNHEFNYDLPYLKQAINQLHYPVLCANIIENTQPFTGQGIHYFKVNDLTIGTIGLTTQYIPHWEQPDYIKTLTFNSAVHILKSELPTLREKSDIVVVSYHGGFERDLDSGLPTEALTGENEGYDILSQFSDSIDVLITGHQHRDIATIKNQTAIIQPGSKGTKVGKIVIEYTHDKKVLIKECNLMNVNNNTSFKPNVEDIALRNQLEDWLDTQIAELPYAMRINNSFEARKSPHAFVNLLNYILLEKSGADIACTALFDSANGFDEKITMRDIINNYPFPNTFKVIELSGKDIKLAIERSASYFDIVNHKITVNKEFLEPKPQHFNYDIFAGIQYTIHVSHPYGERVSDLLINDAPIQSDQIYTICVNNYRAVGGGNYDMYVNKPVIKDIQIEGAQLLIDYLSHNDLSQIPQVIDFNVVK
- a CDS encoding IS110-like element ISSep2 family transposase, with protein sequence MDYLGVDISKRSSVVAHYKNGKFQKEFFIQNNKNGYNYLLKYLNDLDHPQLIFESTGIYSRGMERFCCVNQINYIQMNPLEAKFKTSTLRSWKTDQADAHKLACLGPTLKQTDNLPIHELIFFELRERVRFHLEIENEQNRLKFQILELFHQTFPGLERLFSSRYSIIALNIAEIFTHPDMVLDIDKDVLITHIFNSTDKGMSMDKATKYALQLRVIAQESYPNVDRHSFLVEKLRLLIQQLKQSIHHIKQLDDAMIQLAQQLDYFENIHSIPGIGKLSTAMIIGEIGDIKRFKSNKQLNAFVGIDIKRYQSGHTHCRDTINKRGNKKARKLLFWVIMNIIRGQHHYDNHVVDYYYKLRKQPNEKPNKTAIIACINRLLKTIHYLVMNHKLYDYQMSPH
- a CDS encoding MFS transporter — its product is MKDNKMLFIIFMIGTFTVGMAEYVVTGLLTQIADDMKVSISSAGLLISVYAISVALIGPLMRIITLKVHAHRLLPILVAIFIISNLVGMLAPNFNVLLLSRLMSAAMHAPFFGVCMSVAATVAPPAKKTQAIALVQAGLTIAVMLGVPFGSFLGGFANWRVVFGFMIVLAIITMLGMIKFVPNVSLSAEANISKELTVFKNPHILIVIAIIVFGYSGVFTTYTFMEPMIRDFSPFKIVGLTVCLFMFGLGGVIGNLITGNVPEDKLTKNLYLTFLLLFVTIILFVTVIQNSILALIICFLFGFGTFGTTPLLNSKIILSAKEAPLLASTLAASIFNVANFLGAIIGSILLSIGLPYVQITLISGGIIVLGMLLNLVNQLYEKKHITFNEYS
- the gehC gene encoding YSIRK domain-containing triacylglycerol lipase GehC, giving the protein MKTRQNKYSIRKFSVGASSILIAALLFMGGGSAQAAEQQQDKGTVENSTTQSIGDGNEKLSEQQSTQNKNVNEKSNVNSITENESLHNETPKNEDLIQQQKDSQNDNKSESVVEQNKENEAFVQNHSEEKPQQEQVELEKHASENNQTLHSKAAQSNEDVKTKPSQLDNTAAKQEDSQKENLSKQDTQSSKTTDLLRVTAQNQSKDSQSTEEINKEVNNDTQQVTAKNDDAKVESFNLNSKEEPLKVDKQANPTTDKDKSSKNDKGSQDGLANLESNAVATTNKQSKQQVSEKNEDQTNKSAKQKQYKNNDPIILVHGFNGFTDDINPSVLTHYWGGDKMNIRQDLEENGYEAYEASISAFGSNYDRAVELYYYIKGGRVDYGAAHAAKYGHERYGKTYEGVYKDWKPGQKIHLVGHSMGGQTIRQLEELLRHGNPEEVEYQKQHGGEISPLYQGGHDNMVSSITTLGTPHNGTHASDLLGNEAIVRQLAYDVGKMYGNKDSRVDFGLEHWGLKQKPNESYIQYVKRVQNSKLWKSKDSGLHDLTRDGATDLNRKTSLNPNIVYKTYTGESTHKTLAGKQKADLNMFLPFTITGNLIGKAKEKEWRENDGLVSVISSQHPFNQKYVEATDKNQKGVWQVTPTKHDWDHVDFVGQDSTDTKRTRDELQQFWHGLAEDLVQSEQLTSTNK